A section of the Leptospira kobayashii genome encodes:
- a CDS encoding 7TM diverse intracellular signaling domain-containing protein produces MKKISWIFFLFLMMTGISCAPDHPGDYNVTNFFEFFLDSSTEIPFEEIQKQKSWKQISKAQLSFNFTSDVIWLRGKTDAAGFSPDRILSLEWKALDSAVLYYPVSRKEFKTFETGDTIPKSKWTLPEALYPSFKIPKQSEGSYFYIRLQSKSLISFPIRSMEEKSFNKRMIVETAITWLILGICAVMFVFALFYYFAFGLSEFFFYAGYVVCTVLWYNGQYGNAYDVLWPESTWWQNKAIIVFATLGIPFSFQFVRMFLNTKLHNPWIDKILLIIGIVALLCVPAILISYTTKIFSRIATYIYLFSIPLILGTGLQIYFKGEKRILFFLISWGSYFIISYNTMFYFLGILPYSTPLLYSAVFIFPIDLFFLLFNLLQKYEKLEGERNEILHRIVTLSNASNARYVKSKLNSINTEESLAKLESWMRETKPFLDEKLDLEIASHAVGLTVQQTSELLNSKLGVSFRSYLNSFRIAEAKKILKEKPDMSILSIAYATGFGSKTAFNVEFKKTTGISPLQYRQSSDAKG; encoded by the coding sequence ATGAAAAAAATTTCCTGGATATTTTTCTTATTCCTAATGATGACAGGAATTTCTTGCGCACCGGATCACCCAGGTGACTATAATGTAACCAATTTTTTCGAATTCTTTTTAGACTCCAGCACAGAAATTCCTTTTGAGGAAATTCAAAAACAAAAATCCTGGAAACAAATTTCCAAAGCCCAACTCTCTTTTAATTTTACAAGTGATGTCATCTGGCTTCGGGGAAAAACGGATGCAGCTGGATTTTCACCTGATAGAATTCTGTCCTTAGAGTGGAAAGCGCTCGACTCTGCCGTTCTGTATTATCCTGTGAGTCGAAAAGAATTCAAAACCTTCGAAACGGGAGACACAATCCCCAAGTCGAAGTGGACTCTTCCGGAAGCACTTTATCCCAGCTTTAAAATACCAAAACAATCGGAAGGTTCTTATTTCTACATTCGATTACAATCAAAATCCTTAATCTCTTTTCCCATCCGTTCGATGGAAGAAAAATCATTTAACAAACGTATGATTGTAGAAACCGCAATCACCTGGCTTATCTTGGGGATCTGTGCCGTTATGTTTGTCTTTGCTCTTTTTTACTATTTTGCTTTCGGGTTGAGTGAATTTTTCTTTTATGCGGGATATGTTGTTTGCACTGTATTGTGGTATAACGGTCAATATGGGAATGCTTATGATGTTTTGTGGCCCGAATCTACTTGGTGGCAAAACAAAGCGATTATCGTATTTGCTACTTTGGGGATTCCTTTTTCATTTCAATTTGTGCGAATGTTTTTAAATACAAAATTGCACAATCCGTGGATTGATAAAATTTTACTGATCATTGGGATTGTGGCTCTCTTATGTGTTCCGGCGATCCTTATCTCCTATACGACTAAAATTTTTTCCAGGATCGCCACTTACATTTATCTTTTCTCCATCCCTTTGATTCTGGGAACAGGGTTACAAATTTATTTCAAAGGTGAAAAGAGAATCCTTTTCTTTCTTATCAGTTGGGGATCGTATTTTATCATTAGCTACAATACTATGTTTTACTTTTTGGGAATCCTTCCTTATTCCACTCCACTGCTTTATTCCGCTGTGTTTATTTTTCCCATAGATCTATTTTTCTTATTGTTTAATCTCCTCCAAAAATACGAGAAACTGGAGGGAGAACGAAATGAAATTCTCCACAGGATTGTAACATTAAGTAATGCATCAAATGCACGTTATGTGAAATCGAAATTGAACTCGATCAACACGGAAGAATCACTCGCAAAACTGGAATCATGGATGCGGGAAACCAAACCTTTCTTGGATGAAAAACTTGATTTGGAAATTGCATCCCATGCAGTAGGGCTTACGGTCCAACAGACTTCCGAATTACTCAATTCCAAACTGGGTGTGAGTTTTCGAAGTTATCTCAATTCCTTTCGCATTGCAGAAGCTAAAAAAATCCTAAAAGAAAAACCGGATATGTCCATCCTTTCCATCGCCTATGCCACTGGGTTCGGTTCCAAAACCGCTTTCAATGTGGAATTCAAAAAAACCACTGGTATTAGTCCGCTGCAATATAGACAGTCAAGTGATGCGAAGGGATGA
- a CDS encoding alpha/beta fold hydrolase codes for MKLAYKLYPKESSSGNPNSKDGINILILHGLFGSSKNWVSIAKKLSLYGDVYTIDLRNHGDSPHSEEHSISLMAEDIDEFIQDHSLQNTILLGHSMGGLVSMLYDLLHPGLLKALIIQDISPRPYPFAYDKEIQSMRIPIDHANTRAEVDGFMSEVLPDAFIRQFLQMSLERKPEGGYFWKLNVEGLSKARHMFENVFLPHMSSGTKSLFIVGGDSTYITDSDRELIRSVFLNSEIETLAGGGHYIHYTHASQFLDRIERFIKGVIA; via the coding sequence TTGAAACTAGCCTATAAATTATATCCTAAAGAAAGCTCCTCAGGAAATCCAAATTCCAAAGACGGGATCAACATCCTGATACTTCACGGACTTTTCGGATCTTCCAAAAACTGGGTTTCGATCGCCAAAAAACTATCGTTATATGGAGACGTATACACTATAGATCTCCGAAATCACGGGGACTCACCCCATTCTGAAGAACATTCCATTTCGCTTATGGCTGAGGATATAGATGAGTTTATCCAAGACCATTCATTGCAAAATACGATACTACTTGGACATTCGATGGGAGGACTCGTTTCTATGTTATACGATCTTCTTCATCCAGGCCTTTTGAAAGCTTTGATTATTCAGGATATTTCTCCCCGTCCTTATCCTTTCGCTTATGATAAAGAAATTCAATCCATGAGGATTCCTATTGACCATGCAAATACAAGGGCGGAAGTGGATGGGTTTATGAGCGAAGTTCTTCCCGACGCTTTTATCCGCCAGTTTTTGCAAATGAGTTTGGAAAGAAAGCCGGAGGGAGGATACTTTTGGAAACTGAACGTAGAAGGTTTGTCCAAAGCCCGTCATATGTTTGAGAACGTATTTCTCCCTCATATGAGTTCCGGAACAAAGTCATTGTTTATCGTAGGCGGAGATTCCACTTATATAACGGATTCAGATCGTGAGTTGATCCGTTCCGTATTTTTGAATTCAGAGATAGAAACGCTTGCAGGAGGAGGGCATTACATTCATTATACGCATGCGAGCCAATTTTTAGATAGAATCGAAAGATTTATCAAAGGGGTGATTGCTTGA
- a CDS encoding Dps family protein: MQINIGIPEAERSAISESLKKLLGDTYTLYQKTHSYHWNVTGPMFQTLHLLFMTQYTELWNAIDPIAERIRALGYYAPVSGSEFAKYSSIAEDKEVPKAEDMIRNLVEGNEAVIRTARSAYAPAEKGNDQASLDLLTQRLDIHEKTAWMLRSLLA; this comes from the coding sequence ATGCAAATCAATATAGGAATTCCGGAAGCAGAAAGAAGTGCCATCTCCGAATCACTGAAAAAACTATTGGGAGATACGTACACTCTTTATCAAAAAACCCATAGTTATCATTGGAATGTGACGGGTCCGATGTTTCAAACCTTACACTTGTTATTTATGACTCAGTACACCGAGTTGTGGAATGCAATTGATCCTATAGCGGAACGGATCCGCGCTTTAGGATACTATGCTCCCGTCAGCGGTTCTGAATTTGCAAAATATTCTTCCATCGCAGAAGATAAAGAAGTTCCCAAAGCGGAAGACATGATTCGCAACTTGGTGGAAGGGAACGAAGCAGTGATTCGAACCGCAAGATCCGCTTATGCTCCCGCGGAAAAAGGGAATGATCAGGCAAGTCTTGATCTACTCACACAAAGATTGGATATCCATGAAAAAACCGCATGGATGCTGAGATCCCTTCTCGCTTAA
- a CDS encoding CsgG/HfaB family protein, giving the protein MKHIRLLLALFSLISLVRCTTMEAAVQFPDKTKRELGINKVAVLLFDIEDAKWGDEFTDAVALYISKYLNVRVIEREQLSKVVNEQSFSKTGMIDEQTAVRIGKILGVDALVFGRGSALRKYDLKNSVIPNLVDTVSLKIVQIESGQVIVNARKKPGANWTIFKLTKFTLGLGLIWNREDILIESSEYDFVAENLVQKIAGELK; this is encoded by the coding sequence ATGAAACACATCCGTCTCCTTCTTGCCCTTTTTTCCCTGATTTCACTCGTCCGTTGCACGACCATGGAAGCGGCAGTGCAGTTTCCTGATAAAACGAAAAGGGAATTGGGCATAAACAAAGTGGCAGTTCTATTATTTGATATCGAGGATGCCAAATGGGGAGACGAATTTACGGATGCTGTTGCTCTTTATATTTCCAAATACCTGAATGTCAGAGTGATCGAGAGGGAACAACTTTCCAAAGTGGTAAACGAGCAGTCTTTTTCCAAAACAGGCATGATCGATGAACAAACAGCCGTTCGTATCGGAAAAATTCTAGGAGTAGATGCGCTCGTGTTCGGAAGAGGATCCGCACTTAGAAAATACGATTTAAAAAACAGCGTCATTCCCAATTTAGTGGACACAGTTTCATTAAAAATCGTTCAAATAGAATCCGGCCAAGTGATAGTCAATGCCCGCAAAAAACCGGGAGCAAATTGGACCATCTTCAAATTAACAAAATTTACCTTGGGACTTGGTTTGATATGGAATCGAGAGGACATTCTAATCGAGTCAAGCGAGTATGACTTTGTGGCAGAAAACTTGGTTCAGAAAATTGCAGGAGAGCTGAAATAG
- the ilvD gene encoding dihydroxy-acid dehydratase → MSESLKRRSSMTTGGDNRAANRAMLRAVGFTDEDFEKPMVGIASLWAEVTPCNSHLDKLAEKVKEGVRVAGGIAQIYGTITVSDGIAMGHEGMRYSLPSREVIADSIELVSNAMRYDGVVAVGGCDKNMPGCLMALCRLDVPSIFVYGGSIMPGTCDGLDVDIVSVFEAVGKFNSGKISREEFIRVEQNACPGAGSCGGMYTANTMSTAIEALGMSLPGSASMPAVSARKVNDSFEVGKALMELIKKNITPKQILTKNAFENAIVTVMALGGSTNAILHLIAIAKEIGVDLNLEDFNRVGKRSPHLADLKPGGKYAMYDLDRVGGVHGVMKYLLEQGLLHGDCLTVTGKTLAENLKEVLPLAKGQTIVRDIKNPLFPTGPLVVLKGNLAPEGAVAKISGLKKIDITGPAKVYDSEDDCFAAIMKDEIKAGDVIVIRYEGPRGGPGMREMLAVTAALVGKGLGEEVGLLTDGRFSGGTHGLVVGHVSPEAFDGGPIALLKNGDQVTIDSRTQILKVDLSDTELAKRKSEWKQPEPRFKSGVLAKYAKLVQSATNGAITNTL, encoded by the coding sequence ATGTCAGAATCACTAAAACGACGCAGTTCCATGACAACCGGAGGAGACAATCGCGCGGCAAACAGAGCGATGCTTCGTGCCGTAGGTTTTACAGATGAAGATTTTGAAAAACCCATGGTGGGGATCGCTTCCCTTTGGGCGGAAGTCACACCATGCAATTCCCATTTGGACAAACTGGCGGAAAAAGTAAAAGAAGGCGTAAGGGTTGCCGGAGGGATCGCTCAAATTTACGGAACCATTACCGTCTCTGATGGAATTGCAATGGGGCATGAAGGGATGCGTTATTCCCTTCCTTCCCGAGAAGTGATAGCCGACTCCATCGAACTTGTTTCGAACGCAATGAGATACGACGGAGTGGTCGCCGTAGGCGGCTGTGATAAAAATATGCCCGGTTGCCTCATGGCACTTTGCAGATTGGACGTTCCTTCCATTTTTGTTTACGGAGGATCCATTATGCCCGGAACTTGTGACGGTTTGGATGTGGATATCGTATCCGTATTCGAAGCAGTCGGCAAATTCAATTCGGGAAAAATCTCAAGAGAAGAATTCATACGTGTGGAACAAAATGCATGCCCCGGAGCCGGTAGTTGCGGAGGAATGTATACTGCGAACACTATGTCCACAGCCATTGAAGCGTTGGGAATGAGTCTTCCCGGTTCGGCTTCCATGCCCGCAGTTTCCGCAAGAAAAGTAAACGACTCCTTTGAAGTCGGAAAGGCTCTTATGGAGCTGATTAAAAAAAATATCACTCCCAAACAAATCCTGACAAAAAACGCATTTGAGAATGCGATTGTCACCGTTATGGCGTTAGGTGGATCGACGAATGCGATCTTACATTTGATTGCAATTGCAAAAGAAATCGGAGTGGATCTTAACTTGGAAGATTTCAACCGTGTGGGAAAAAGATCCCCTCATCTTGCCGATTTGAAACCGGGAGGAAAGTATGCGATGTACGACCTGGACCGAGTCGGTGGTGTACACGGAGTTATGAAATATCTTTTGGAACAAGGCCTTCTTCACGGAGATTGTTTGACTGTAACCGGAAAAACTTTGGCAGAGAACCTAAAGGAAGTTTTACCATTGGCAAAAGGACAAACCATTGTTCGCGACATCAAAAACCCTCTTTTCCCAACCGGCCCTCTTGTAGTTTTAAAAGGAAACTTGGCTCCGGAAGGCGCTGTTGCCAAAATCTCAGGACTCAAAAAAATCGATATCACAGGTCCCGCAAAAGTATATGATTCGGAAGACGACTGTTTTGCGGCGATCATGAAAGACGAAATCAAAGCGGGAGACGTAATCGTAATCCGATACGAAGGACCGAGAGGCGGACCCGGGATGAGAGAAATGCTCGCAGTCACCGCTGCGTTAGTCGGAAAAGGACTGGGAGAGGAAGTGGGACTTTTAACCGACGGACGTTTCAGCGGAGGAACTCACGGACTAGTGGTAGGACACGTGTCACCGGAAGCATTTGACGGCGGACCGATCGCACTCTTGAAAAATGGAGACCAAGTCACTATCGATTCGAGAACACAAATACTGAAAGTAGATTTAAGCGATACGGAACTTGCAAAAAGAAAATCGGAATGGAAACAACCGGAACCCCGGTTCAAATCAGGGGTTCTGGCAAAGTATGCTAAGTTAGTTCAGTCCGCAACAAACGGTGCGATCACAAACACTCTGTAA
- a CDS encoding S1C family serine protease, which translates to MKHSKPVWNLSLCILIFFGSLSCDSNRDLPDPKKIFNSYVGASFSVSLDSGPLEESKVWTGSGFVFDKQGLGLTCSHVVPDDKKFIIRMGGTGKKFYAKVIKRDADNDLAIVQWENESPKNQSVFDVIDSYEPETGALFYMISTPFGMEESFDLGIIANHSRLGADVFARDKAFVQLNRMVLSGSSGAAIFDGQGKVLGMARFQLSSDGSKRDGIGFAIPVTTLIEFVKSIPIAGRTKEDIQRGIVEIPILTAHLINKLRLKQNKGVLVSYTEPGSSAEKAGIKRYDLITGMNENQIANAEDFYSQMAKIPASQNIVLIIIRENRELKIKIAPSL; encoded by the coding sequence TTGAAACATTCCAAACCTGTATGGAACTTAAGTCTTTGCATTTTAATTTTCTTCGGCTCTTTGTCTTGTGATTCGAATCGAGATTTACCCGATCCTAAAAAAATATTCAATTCTTATGTGGGAGCGAGTTTCTCCGTTTCTTTGGACTCCGGTCCTCTGGAAGAATCCAAAGTCTGGACCGGTTCCGGTTTCGTTTTCGATAAACAAGGATTAGGTTTGACATGTTCCCATGTTGTGCCTGACGATAAAAAATTTATAATCCGAATGGGCGGAACCGGAAAAAAATTCTACGCCAAGGTAATCAAACGCGACGCCGATAATGATTTAGCAATTGTTCAATGGGAGAACGAAAGTCCGAAAAATCAATCTGTTTTTGATGTAATTGATTCCTATGAACCCGAGACAGGGGCCTTGTTTTATATGATATCCACTCCTTTCGGGATGGAAGAGTCTTTTGATTTAGGCATCATCGCTAATCATTCCAGGTTGGGAGCGGATGTATTTGCGCGGGACAAGGCATTTGTGCAATTGAATCGGATGGTTCTTTCCGGTTCTTCCGGCGCCGCCATCTTTGATGGACAGGGTAAAGTTTTAGGTATGGCGCGATTTCAATTGTCTTCCGACGGATCCAAACGAGATGGGATCGGCTTTGCCATTCCTGTAACGACTTTAATTGAATTTGTAAAATCGATCCCTATTGCCGGCAGAACCAAAGAAGATATCCAAAGAGGAATTGTTGAGATTCCGATTCTAACCGCTCATTTGATCAACAAACTACGATTAAAGCAAAATAAAGGCGTTCTTGTAAGTTATACTGAACCCGGATCTTCAGCGGAAAAGGCAGGAATTAAGAGATACGATTTGATCACCGGTATGAATGAAAATCAAATTGCGAATGCGGAAGATTTTTATTCACAGATGGCAAAAATTCCCGCAAGCCAAAATATTGTTTTAATCATCATTCGGGAGAACCGTGAGTTAAAGATAAAGATTGCCCCTTCTTTATAG
- a CDS encoding LA_0442/LA_0875 N-terminal domain-containing protein, producing MKKLSARILLILFIAAPISVFAVNTVILKNGTNIKGLVSGQDDRGLTVKLANGNTQVIPKSQILKVIYKDLSEQEALKVRLEEEKKLKAKEEAERKKVEAAEKLTKAQEEKRLAEEAKKAEELAKQNETKEKALKEKQAKDDADRAKSDADWLVYREKNKGPSDAVKACGSRMGIIWRSAVLPGWGQWCGGYKVSAGVIAVSLVGTTYYSQGVLKHDYLQSKQSYDNIALFNQMAGPITRLTPEFVFSTSDLTSIFIENIFYNNIVADAKKSSQAANARYLGSLGGIGLIYISNLIHAYWIGRDQYPERPSVFLGGKEIKEGFDFETKFDQPMGQFGWQPRPSAVYGELRYSILF from the coding sequence ATGAAAAAACTATCCGCCCGAATACTTCTGATTCTTTTCATTGCAGCCCCTATTTCCGTTTTTGCCGTAAATACGGTGATTCTCAAAAACGGAACCAATATCAAAGGTTTGGTTTCGGGGCAAGACGACAGAGGACTTACTGTCAAATTAGCAAACGGGAATACGCAAGTGATTCCAAAATCCCAAATCTTAAAAGTAATTTATAAAGATTTATCCGAACAAGAAGCGTTAAAAGTTCGCTTGGAAGAAGAGAAAAAACTCAAAGCAAAAGAGGAAGCGGAAAGGAAAAAAGTCGAAGCCGCAGAAAAATTAACGAAAGCGCAAGAAGAGAAGAGATTGGCGGAAGAAGCGAAGAAGGCCGAAGAACTTGCCAAACAAAACGAAACAAAAGAAAAAGCACTTAAAGAAAAACAGGCCAAAGATGATGCCGACCGAGCCAAATCGGATGCAGATTGGTTGGTTTATCGGGAAAAAAACAAAGGTCCTTCCGATGCGGTGAAAGCATGCGGCAGTCGGATGGGGATTATTTGGCGATCGGCAGTTCTTCCCGGGTGGGGACAATGGTGTGGCGGTTATAAAGTTTCAGCGGGGGTGATCGCGGTCTCTCTTGTAGGAACCACCTACTATTCGCAAGGTGTTCTAAAACACGATTATCTGCAATCAAAACAATCCTATGATAATATCGCTTTGTTCAATCAGATGGCGGGTCCGATAACACGACTGACTCCCGAATTTGTTTTTAGCACTTCCGATTTAACTTCTATTTTCATTGAAAACATCTTTTATAACAACATCGTAGCCGATGCGAAAAAATCATCTCAAGCAGCAAATGCCCGTTATCTGGGAAGTTTGGGAGGAATCGGGCTGATTTATATTTCCAACCTGATTCATGCTTATTGGATCGGCCGAGACCAATACCCAGAAAGACCTTCCGTCTTTCTGGGTGGTAAGGAAATTAAGGAAGGATTCGACTTTGAAACAAAATTCGACCAACCCATGGGGCAATTCGGCTGGCAACCGAGACCGTCAGCGGTTTACGGAGAACTTCGTTACTCGATTTTATTTTAA
- a CDS encoding alpha/beta hydrolase, which produces MHLTKRALGLTTIIFVILLLSAGYYFSTEMVAFQVRTIDEDHEKSRIKDFKQIGLSEPETLRFQNGTISIQSWFFKNPKKKKCGVILLHGHSGTRWGILKYAPLFWKRGCSLFVYDARHHGESSGEFGTFGYYEKFDLDKGIEYFSEVSGIPEEKIGALGESYGAATVLQLANIRKDVAFIIAESSYKDMRTIIQKRAIELYGYPILIVSSVAFQIAELRANFSVEETSPLKAASHISAPVLLIHSKADELTPYEHSVEIFEAIPGKKKKLFITEWGAPHAKSINTNYKEVENSVDAFVKEYAPAEFR; this is translated from the coding sequence ATGCATCTAACCAAAAGAGCTTTAGGCTTAACCACAATCATATTCGTAATATTACTGTTAAGTGCCGGTTATTATTTTTCCACGGAAATGGTGGCTTTTCAGGTTCGAACAATCGACGAAGATCATGAAAAATCCAGAATCAAAGACTTCAAACAAATCGGTCTGTCGGAACCGGAAACTCTTCGTTTCCAAAACGGAACCATTTCCATCCAAAGCTGGTTTTTTAAAAATCCCAAAAAGAAAAAATGCGGAGTGATCCTTTTGCACGGCCACTCCGGGACTAGGTGGGGCATTCTGAAATACGCACCGTTATTTTGGAAACGAGGTTGCAGTCTTTTCGTATACGATGCGAGACACCACGGCGAAAGCAGTGGGGAATTCGGAACGTTCGGTTATTATGAAAAATTCGACTTGGACAAAGGGATCGAGTATTTTTCCGAAGTCAGTGGAATTCCCGAAGAAAAAATCGGAGCCTTGGGGGAGTCTTACGGAGCCGCTACCGTTTTACAACTCGCAAATATCAGAAAGGATGTCGCTTTCATCATCGCGGAATCATCTTACAAGGATATGCGGACCATCATTCAGAAAAGAGCGATCGAATTGTACGGTTACCCCATTTTGATCGTATCTTCGGTTGCATTTCAAATCGCCGAACTAAGAGCCAATTTTTCAGTAGAAGAAACTTCTCCTCTAAAAGCGGCTTCCCATATATCCGCCCCCGTACTCCTCATTCATTCCAAAGCGGATGAGTTGACACCTTACGAACATTCGGTGGAAATTTTCGAAGCTATCCCCGGCAAAAAGAAAAAATTATTCATCACGGAGTGGGGTGCCCCACACGCCAAGTCCATCAATACGAATTACAAAGAAGTGGAAAACTCGGTGGATGCATTTGTAAAAGAGTATGCACCCGCAGAATTCAGATAA
- a CDS encoding SulP family inorganic anion transporter, with product MKVNFSKLYSDLFAGSAATFVALPAAIAFGISVYSPLGQSFAGQAALSGVIGTIVLGLVTPLLGGTPRLVSAPCAPAAAVLSVFVLDQMRKGQIGPVYIPLLVAFAILFAGSLQILLGFLGGGKLIKYIPYPVVTGYLSGLGILIILSQLPRFLGMSSVGNLLGDIDSLQANPIPPIIGIGTILAMVALPRLTKRIPPSVMALLAGVMIYWLLSFFYHDLRYFANNRYIVGAIIPEGENLFSNSLKNFSHLRELDFTHFKSILLPGFTLALLLSIDSLKTCLIVDIYSKKRHDSNRELIGQGWGNCASSLFGGIAGAGTLAPTLVNIASGAKSRWSGFFVGLFSLVTIFFFVGLLKWIPVSALSAVLIVVGFRMIDWKSVGLLKNKSTVFDFFVILCVVVAAVSTSLILAAGVGIGLAILLFLREQIRSTVIKRSFSGNQKFSKKRRLPSELEELEKWGSRNSIFELQGQLFFGTTDQLFHHLEAYLQTSKNIILDFRRVIHIDFTAVNLLKQIHSRLESRGGTLILTCLPGNLTTGQEIRNYFNSLGLTDSTPHLKFFDELDDALEFIEEEILSEANLDSSKGNELLHLDQFEFFEPFPKDLVVKFEKFTYPIQCSAGQSVFHKGDINDVMFFIRKGEIRIDLPLEGNRMHHLATFAKGDFFGDMAFLDKEPRSANAVAVGECLLYGLSREKFDLYVKEVPEFGNLFFESLAYTLSKRLRLNHLELTALQEN from the coding sequence TTGAAAGTTAATTTTTCCAAGCTCTATTCAGATCTTTTCGCAGGTTCCGCCGCTACCTTCGTGGCTCTTCCCGCAGCGATCGCTTTTGGAATCAGTGTTTATAGTCCCTTAGGGCAGTCTTTCGCAGGCCAAGCTGCACTTTCCGGAGTCATTGGAACGATTGTCCTCGGTCTCGTCACACCCCTCTTAGGTGGCACGCCACGATTGGTTTCCGCGCCTTGTGCCCCTGCGGCCGCAGTACTTTCCGTATTTGTTTTGGATCAGATGAGAAAAGGTCAGATCGGCCCGGTTTATATTCCTCTTTTGGTTGCCTTTGCTATCTTATTTGCAGGAAGCTTGCAAATTCTTTTGGGGTTTTTGGGTGGGGGGAAACTTATCAAATACATTCCCTATCCGGTGGTCACGGGTTACTTGAGCGGGCTTGGGATTTTGATCATTCTCAGCCAGCTTCCCCGTTTTTTAGGCATGTCATCGGTAGGAAATCTATTGGGAGATATTGATAGTTTGCAAGCGAACCCGATTCCTCCTATCATTGGAATCGGGACGATACTTGCAATGGTAGCGTTGCCCCGGCTTACCAAACGAATTCCTCCAAGTGTAATGGCACTACTCGCGGGGGTTATGATCTATTGGTTATTGAGTTTTTTTTATCATGATCTGAGATACTTTGCAAACAACCGTTATATTGTAGGAGCGATTATTCCGGAAGGAGAAAATCTTTTTTCCAATTCGTTAAAAAATTTCTCCCACTTACGGGAGTTGGATTTCACTCATTTCAAATCCATCTTACTCCCCGGATTTACATTGGCATTACTTCTCTCCATCGATAGTTTAAAAACCTGTCTGATCGTTGATATCTATTCTAAAAAACGACATGATTCGAATCGCGAATTGATCGGACAAGGTTGGGGCAATTGCGCGAGTTCTCTGTTTGGTGGGATCGCAGGAGCCGGAACTCTTGCACCTACTCTTGTAAATATCGCGAGTGGAGCAAAATCAAGATGGTCCGGTTTTTTTGTAGGCTTATTCTCTTTGGTTACGATTTTCTTTTTTGTAGGTTTACTGAAATGGATTCCCGTTTCGGCCTTGTCGGCGGTTCTTATCGTTGTGGGATTTCGGATGATCGATTGGAAATCCGTCGGACTTTTAAAAAACAAATCCACCGTTTTCGATTTTTTTGTGATTTTGTGCGTGGTGGTTGCTGCGGTTAGCACCAGTTTGATTTTAGCAGCAGGAGTTGGGATCGGGCTTGCTATTTTACTTTTCCTGCGGGAACAAATCCGTTCAACAGTGATTAAGCGAAGCTTCTCGGGAAATCAAAAATTTTCCAAAAAACGAAGACTTCCTTCCGAGTTGGAAGAATTGGAGAAATGGGGATCTAGAAATTCCATTTTCGAATTGCAGGGACAATTGTTTTTCGGAACCACCGATCAGTTATTTCACCACTTGGAAGCATATTTGCAGACATCGAAAAATATCATTTTGGATTTCAGAAGAGTGATTCATATTGATTTTACCGCAGTCAATCTTTTGAAGCAGATCCATTCCCGGTTGGAATCCAGGGGCGGGACACTTATCCTAACTTGTCTTCCCGGCAATCTGACGACAGGCCAGGAAATTCGAAATTATTTCAATTCTTTGGGACTCACCGATTCCACTCCTCATCTTAAGTTCTTTGATGAATTGGATGATGCATTGGAATTCATAGAAGAAGAGATTTTATCGGAAGCAAATTTGGATTCTTCCAAAGGGAATGAATTGCTTCATTTGGATCAGTTTGAATTTTTTGAACCGTTTCCGAAAGACTTGGTCGTAAAATTTGAAAAATTCACTTATCCTATCCAATGTTCTGCGGGGCAATCGGTGTTTCACAAAGGGGATATCAACGATGTGATGTTTTTCATCCGGAAAGGGGAAATCCGGATCGATTTGCCTTTGGAAGGGAATCGAATGCATCATCTCGCAACGTTTGCCAAGGGAGATTTTTTCGGAGACATGGCTTTTTTAGACAAAGAACCCAGGTCGGCAAATGCGGTTGCTGTCGGTGAATGTCTGTTATATGGGTTGTCGCGGGAAAAATTCGATCTTTATGTGAAGGAAGTTCCCGAATTCGGAAATTTATTTTTTGAATCTTTGGCTTATACCTTATCAAAAAGGCTGCGACTCAATCATCTTGAACTCACAGCCTTACAGGAAAACTGA